In Pirellulaceae bacterium, the sequence GATTCCCAAAGTTCAGCGGCGTGTTCGAGCTGCTTAATGCAGGAATGAAACAGCTTGTCGACTCCCTCGGTCACGCTGAATGACGAGGGTGTGATCTGATCTTGTTGTACCCTCTGGTTGAGTTGCGAATAAAGGTTCCGCAGATCGGCGAGGCAAGCTTGTGTGCGGGGGTCGTCATCAGCGACGAGTCGCTCGTGTAGTCGCTCCAGAGCGGTCTCTTGCGTCTCGCGTTGGTGTGCTATGACGTGGTCGTAGGCGTCATGAGTGATCCGTTCGAGCCCCAGTATCAATCGAGAGGCAAAGACACCAAAGCCGCCTAACACACCAGCAAATCCGACGAAATTGAGTGTCGAATGACCGCCCGTGGCCCAAGAGGCCAGTAACGCTGTTAGCCCGCCAGCAATCGGAAGCAGCGTTCCGGGCGATGCAAAAATATCGAGCAGTACTTTCCGTCTGACGCTATCCATCGAGAGCCAATTCGTTCACTCAATTAAAACGTCAATAAGGGGCTTCGCCCAACACAAAAGAAACAGATGTCGAGCCGGTGGGGTCGCCACCTCTCGCCTTAATTCGATTCTTGTCGATACCTTGTTGAACCAGGTAGTCAACTGCCGCCTCCGCGCGATTTGCAGCTAATCGTTTGTTGGCTTCAAAATCGCCACGCATCGAAGCGTTGCCTCGTACGAGTAAATAATATTGGGGCCAACTGTTGAGTGTGTTGACCAAGTCGTCAAGTACCGTGCAGCTTGTTTCCGTGAGCCGCGAACTGCCTCGCGGAAAGACCAGTTGCCTGACGTTCAGTTCGCCAACCTCCCGCAGTTTGGACCACGCCGTTTCACTCAAGGCTGGGAGCAAAATTTGGTCATCGCTGATTTTTTCTGAAGAGAGGCCCGGGTGGAAGTTGCTATCTTTAAGATTGCTTAAGACGCGTTCGTAGTACAGCTGATTCGGTCGGTTTTCCGTGGGATCGATCTGGATACCTCCGGTCTGTATTAGCACGTCCGTAATGTTACTGATCATATCTTCGATATGTTGCAAGTTGTTGTCGGTCCGCAGACCAAAATGAGCAAAGTTTTCTTGCGTGTTTTTCCAGCGGATACCTGCGGTCAATTTCTTGGCTTGAGCATCTGTCAGTGGGGCCTGTTGTTGCTTTGCATCATTCCTGACCAGCGTTTGCATTTGGTCGCGATAGGAGTAGGCGGCTGCAAAATAACTTCCTACGACATCTTCCACGACGGCTCGGTTTTTTGCCAGGAAATCACGGCTGGTGACAATTACATCGACGATGCGGCCGCGAAAGCGTGAGCTGTCAATCACCACGTGCATTTCGGGGTTTTCGAGAACTTTTGAGACGTAAGGCTCCCATAACACAAAGACGTCCCGGGAGTTAGGCTGAGATTTGCGATAGCGTGCGAGCGTGTCCTCAGGGTCGCTGGTCATCACAAAAGGGTTATCTGCGAGTTGGTCCAGGCTGAAATCGTTCATCACGACTCTCGCCAAAGTCTCACTGGGTGAATCCGGAGTCAGTATAAAA encodes:
- a CDS encoding phosphate ABC transporter substrate-binding/OmpA family protein translates to MSKGKLLALCVVWLMVAGIAAVAWRYVIVGGKEQAKQSEQEAILNQTKGTSQYDIDLKFGIDQFSGYAILRSPEFRKRLQREKIEVSFVDDRADYTKRLRNLQTGSINMAVFTIDALIKASATIGDTPAVVVSIIDETRGADAIVANQASVPNVEALNHPDTRFILTPDSPSETLARVVMNDFSLDQLADNPFVMTSDPEDTLARYRKSQPNSRDVFVLWEPYVSKVLENPEMHVVIDSSRFRGRIVDVIVTSRDFLAKNRAVVEDVVGSYFAAAYSYRDQMQTLVRNDAKQQQAPLTDAQAKKLTAGIRWKNTQENFAHFGLRTDNNLQHIEDMISNITDVLIQTGGIQIDPTENRPNQLYYERVLSNLKDSNFHPGLSSEKISDDQILLPALSETAWSKLREVGELNVRQLVFPRGSSRLTETSCTVLDDLVNTLNSWPQYYLLVRGNASMRGDFEANKRLAANRAEAAVDYLVQQGIDKNRIKARGGDPTGSTSVSFVLGEAPY